One segment of Planctomycetia bacterium DNA contains the following:
- a CDS encoding sigma-70 family RNA polymerase sigma factor: MKEDQVLIAETLAGDASAFGVLVRRYQDRLYNAMVQSLGYWDEAHDVVQDAFVQAFLKLHSFQGQAKFYTWLYRIAFNTAASSRRRRRPSLSLDQSRENGGQEPLYGGEAPHDQILRAERVNRVQRALGTLTEDHRKILVLREMDGMAYEDIAEILELPVGTVRSRLFRARMQLREELREVVEDERV; encoded by the coding sequence GTGAAAGAGGACCAGGTATTGATAGCCGAGACCTTGGCTGGCGATGCGTCGGCCTTCGGTGTGCTCGTGCGTAGATACCAGGACCGACTCTACAACGCGATGGTTCAATCGCTCGGCTACTGGGACGAAGCCCATGACGTGGTGCAAGACGCCTTTGTGCAGGCGTTCCTCAAGCTGCATTCGTTCCAGGGGCAGGCGAAATTCTATACCTGGCTGTATCGCATCGCCTTCAACACCGCGGCGAGCAGCCGACGCCGGCGGCGGCCGAGTTTGTCGCTGGATCAATCGCGCGAAAACGGCGGGCAAGAACCGCTCTATGGCGGCGAGGCCCCGCACGATCAAATCTTGCGCGCGGAGCGCGTGAACCGCGTGCAACGGGCGCTCGGCACGCTGACCGAGGATCACCGCAAGATCCTCGTGCTGCGCGAAATGGACGGTATGGCGTATGAGGACATCGCCGAGATCTTGGAATTGCCCGTCGGCACAGTCCGGAGTCGGCTGTTCCGCGCGCGGATGCAGCTCAGGGAGGAGTTGCGCGAGGTGGTGGAGGATGAAAGGGTTTGA
- a CDS encoding sugar phosphate nucleotidyltransferase, with translation MSIDLAVVPVAGLGTRLLPLTKSQPKEMLAVGRKPVAQYVTEELANSGIRRLLFITGPGKASIENHFDIDGELIAYLRRTGREEELAELDFVHQEEMLYFYTRQRRQLGLGHAVLCAEPLVGDQAFVVALGDSMIGRHAQSDIVKRMIAAFERDKRPEEERMVVAFEEVPREEVCRYGIAIPESSGQEFRLRGLIEKPSVEEAPSNLAVAARYVFSPGIFRYLEATKPGRGGEIQLTDAMDAMIKAGATAIGIKLSAEEKRFDIGNFESYFESFLEFALADERHGTALRKRAREILKEFGE, from the coding sequence ATGAGCATTGATCTCGCAGTGGTGCCGGTGGCGGGGTTGGGGACGCGGTTGTTGCCGCTGACGAAGTCGCAGCCGAAAGAGATGCTGGCCGTGGGGCGGAAGCCGGTCGCGCAATACGTGACCGAAGAGCTGGCCAATTCCGGCATCCGGCGGCTGCTGTTCATCACCGGGCCGGGCAAGGCCTCGATCGAGAACCATTTCGATATCGACGGCGAATTGATCGCCTATCTGCGCCGCACCGGGCGCGAGGAAGAGTTGGCCGAGCTCGATTTCGTGCATCAAGAAGAGATGCTGTATTTCTATACGCGGCAGCGCCGGCAACTGGGGTTGGGGCACGCCGTGCTGTGCGCCGAGCCTTTGGTTGGCGATCAGGCGTTCGTGGTGGCGCTCGGGGATTCGATGATCGGCCGCCACGCGCAAAGCGACATCGTGAAGCGGATGATCGCAGCCTTCGAGCGCGATAAACGCCCCGAGGAAGAGCGAATGGTCGTGGCCTTCGAAGAAGTGCCGCGCGAGGAAGTGTGCCGCTATGGCATCGCGATTCCCGAGAGCTCGGGGCAAGAGTTTCGCTTGCGCGGACTGATCGAGAAGCCATCGGTCGAAGAGGCGCCGAGCAATCTCGCGGTGGCGGCGAGGTATGTGTTCAGCCCGGGGATTTTCCGCTATCTCGAAGCGACGAAACCGGGTCGCGGCGGCGAGATTCAACTTACCGACGCGATGGACGCAATGATCAAAGCCGGCGCAACGGCGATCGGCATCAAGCTTTCGGCCGAGGAAAAGCGATTCGACATCGGCAACTTCGAAAGCTACTTCGAATCGTTCCTGGAATTCGCCCTGGCGGACGAACGCCACGGAACAGCGTTGCGGAAGCGGGCGCGGGAGATTCTGAAGGAGTTTGGGGAATGA
- a CDS encoding GHMP kinase has protein sequence MQIIRRKAFARAGLVGNPSDGYHGKTISLIVREYFAEIVLYEWDEIELIPSQEDHSRFDSVHELQRDVALHGYYGGIRLVKATVKRFVDYCDLVGIKLHDRKFSLRYQSNVPRQVGMAGSSAIITATLRAMIDFYGVEISRQLLPSLALSVETMELGIAAGLQDRVIQAYEGLVYMDFAQERMTEPAPGFRCGVYEALDVKLLKNVYIAFRADVAEPTERFHNNLRARYDQGEPAVLAAMKTFAQLAADAREALLAGDLAQLSKLMDRNFDTRRSICQLPQEQVKLVDDARSAGASAKFAGSGGAIVGIYRDEAMFERLQQALPDCRVFKPTVA, from the coding sequence ATGCAAATTATTCGTCGCAAAGCTTTCGCCAGGGCTGGGTTGGTCGGAAATCCTTCCGATGGCTACCACGGCAAGACGATCTCGCTGATCGTGCGCGAATACTTCGCGGAAATCGTGCTGTACGAATGGGACGAGATCGAGCTGATTCCAAGCCAGGAGGACCACAGCCGGTTCGACAGCGTACATGAATTGCAACGCGACGTGGCGCTGCACGGCTATTACGGCGGGATCCGGCTAGTCAAAGCGACGGTAAAGCGATTCGTCGACTATTGCGATCTGGTCGGCATCAAGCTGCATGACCGCAAGTTTTCGCTGCGCTATCAGAGTAACGTGCCGCGTCAGGTCGGCATGGCCGGATCCAGCGCGATCATCACCGCCACCTTGCGGGCGATGATCGATTTCTATGGGGTGGAGATTTCACGCCAGCTGCTGCCGTCGCTGGCGCTCAGCGTCGAGACCATGGAGTTAGGTATTGCCGCGGGCCTGCAGGATCGTGTGATCCAAGCGTACGAAGGTCTGGTCTATATGGACTTCGCCCAGGAGCGGATGACCGAGCCGGCGCCGGGTTTCCGCTGCGGCGTGTACGAGGCGCTGGACGTGAAGCTGCTGAAGAACGTGTATATCGCGTTTCGAGCCGACGTCGCCGAGCCGACGGAACGATTCCATAACAACCTGCGCGCCCGCTACGACCAAGGCGAGCCTGCCGTGCTGGCGGCGATGAAGACCTTTGCCCAATTAGCGGCCGATGCGCGCGAGGCACTACTCGCGGGCGACTTGGCACAACTTAGCAAGTTGATGGACCGCAATTTCGATACGCGCCGTTCGATTTGCCAATTGCCGCAAGAGCAGGTCAAACTCGTGGACGACGCGCGGTCGGCGGGGGCGAGCGCCAAGTTCGCCGGATCCGGCGGCGCCATCGTCGGCATCTACCGCGACGAGGCGATGTTTGAGCGTCTGCAACAAGCACTGCCGGATTGCCGGGTATTCAAGCCGACCGTGGCGTGA
- the coaD gene encoding pantetheine-phosphate adenylyltransferase — MPQSDPRIAVYTGSFDPITLGHLNVIERGSRLVDKLIVGVGINVVKSPLFTPQERVDLVRRVTERLGNVEVREFTGLSVKFVRSCQARVMIRGVRPLTDIAAEITMMMANRQLDPGIETVFLMADSEYAHVSSSLIKQIAPLASDEALTRFVPREVVEALRQKRLPSAGDGPDTE, encoded by the coding sequence ATGCCACAGTCGGACCCGCGGATCGCTGTTTATACTGGGTCGTTTGATCCGATCACGTTGGGGCATTTGAACGTCATCGAGCGCGGCAGTCGGTTGGTGGATAAATTGATTGTCGGGGTCGGCATCAATGTGGTGAAAAGCCCGTTGTTTACGCCGCAGGAACGGGTTGATTTGGTGCGCCGCGTGACGGAACGCCTAGGTAACGTGGAGGTGCGCGAGTTCACGGGGCTGAGCGTGAAGTTCGTGCGTAGCTGCCAGGCGCGGGTGATGATTCGGGGCGTGCGGCCGCTGACCGACATTGCCGCCGAGATCACGATGATGATGGCCAATCGGCAGCTAGATCCCGGGATCGAGACGGTCTTCTTGATGGCCGACAGCGAGTACGCGCACGTATCCAGCTCGCTGATCAAGCAGATCGCCCCGTTGGCCAGCGACGAAGCGCTCACGCGGTTCGTGCCCCGCGAAGTGGTCGAGGCGCTCCGTCAGAAACGACTTCCCAGCGCCGGCGACGGGCCCGACACCGAATGA
- a CDS encoding glycosyltransferase family 4 protein, with translation MSGNATVVYFTAGAAGMFCGSCLRDNAVVGELQRQGCDVLLAPLYTPIRTDERDVSIQRVFYGGINVYLQEKLPAFRFVPRLFTRWLDRPWVLNRLAAKQVNVDARELGGLTVDMLAGEHGRLRGELERMLDWLADDVRPALVNLTNLLIGACAPEIKRRLGIPVLVTLQGDDLFLDELIEPHRSQARDAVRRLAQHVDGFITFSDFYADFMADYLAVPRERFHLAPLGVHWQPYVRNDAPAPRRPPTIGYFARIAPEKGFHLLIDAFVELARRPGMEQVRLRAAGWLSAKDRAFYQQQLARLDKAQLRDRFQYDGVVDLDGKVRFLHSIDLLSVPTVYREPKGLFVLEALAAGVPVVLPAHGAFPELIAQTGGGRLVAPGDVNAFADAWEAVLKQPEERVALGSEAQRRVQANHGIEVAAQRTRDVFRKFAAV, from the coding sequence ATGAGCGGTAACGCAACCGTCGTCTATTTCACTGCCGGCGCCGCCGGGATGTTCTGCGGCAGTTGCTTGCGCGATAACGCCGTCGTCGGCGAATTGCAGCGCCAGGGTTGCGACGTGCTGTTGGCGCCGCTCTACACGCCGATTCGCACTGACGAACGCGACGTCAGTATTCAGCGCGTGTTCTATGGCGGCATCAACGTCTATCTGCAAGAGAAGCTGCCCGCGTTTCGTTTCGTGCCGCGGTTGTTCACGCGGTGGCTGGATCGGCCTTGGGTGCTGAATCGCCTGGCGGCCAAGCAAGTGAACGTCGACGCACGCGAGTTAGGCGGACTGACGGTGGATATGTTGGCCGGCGAACATGGACGGCTGCGCGGCGAATTGGAGCGCATGCTCGATTGGCTGGCGGACGACGTTCGACCCGCGCTCGTCAACTTGACGAATTTGTTGATCGGCGCTTGCGCGCCGGAAATCAAGCGACGGCTCGGGATTCCGGTGTTGGTGACGTTGCAAGGGGACGATTTGTTCCTGGATGAACTGATCGAGCCGCACCGTTCTCAGGCGCGCGACGCGGTGCGGCGACTGGCGCAGCACGTCGATGGTTTCATTACGTTCAGCGATTTCTATGCCGACTTCATGGCCGACTACCTGGCTGTGCCGCGCGAGCGATTTCATCTCGCGCCGCTCGGCGTGCATTGGCAGCCCTATGTGCGGAACGACGCGCCGGCGCCGCGGCGTCCGCCGACGATCGGCTACTTCGCGCGGATCGCGCCGGAAAAAGGGTTCCATCTGCTGATCGACGCGTTTGTCGAGCTAGCCCGCCGACCTGGGATGGAGCAAGTGCGATTGCGCGCCGCCGGCTGGCTGAGCGCGAAGGACCGCGCGTTTTATCAGCAGCAACTCGCGCGTTTGGACAAGGCGCAATTGCGCGATCGCTTCCAGTATGACGGCGTCGTTGATTTGGATGGCAAGGTGCGTTTTCTCCACAGCATCGACTTGCTGAGCGTTCCGACCGTGTATCGCGAGCCGAAAGGCTTGTTTGTGCTCGAAGCCTTGGCGGCAGGCGTGCCGGTCGTGTTGCCGGCTCACGGGGCGTTTCCGGAACTGATCGCGCAGACCGGCGGCGGGCGACTGGTTGCGCCTGGGGATGTCAACGCGTTCGCCGATGCCTGGGAAGCAGTGTTGAAGCAACCGGAGGAACGCGTCGCACTCGGCAGCGAGGCACAACGGCGCGTGCAGGCGAATCACGGTATTGAGGTTGCGGCTCAGCGGACGCGGGACGTGTTTCGCAAGTTTGCTGCAGTATAG
- a CDS encoding HAMP domain-containing sensor histidine kinase: MDFPSRRRSLGWPIALGVVMIVLLVALTIGWLLLPWAGEAWNRGAFWTIVALGTIFLVLVLVGVVLYLTLTIKAFRLNQRQSNFIDSVTHELKSPIASLKLYLQTLSRRPVSVEEAAGFYRFMLDDLERLDTLINHMLDAARLDQRPAEAELSDIDLAPLLENAAATACRRYHLPEDTIHLELTPAVVRARPIDLEMVFRNLIDNAIKYAGVPPEVRVQSRFAQPGFVTVGISDNGPGIPAKLRRKIFGRFVRLGSELEREKPGTGLGLFIVRTLVQRLKGAIHVYAAVQGSGTVFEVELPGRAPERTSEMPSVVEPEASAPGSHR; this comes from the coding sequence ATGGATTTCCCCTCACGACGCCGCTCGCTCGGTTGGCCGATCGCCCTCGGCGTCGTGATGATTGTCTTGCTGGTCGCCCTGACGATCGGCTGGCTGTTACTCCCCTGGGCGGGCGAGGCCTGGAACCGGGGCGCCTTCTGGACGATCGTCGCCCTCGGCACGATCTTTCTCGTGCTCGTGCTCGTCGGCGTCGTCTTATATCTGACGTTGACAATCAAAGCTTTCCGTCTCAACCAGCGGCAATCGAACTTCATCGACAGCGTCACGCACGAGCTGAAAAGCCCCATCGCCTCGCTCAAGCTCTACTTGCAAACATTGTCGCGGCGTCCTGTCAGTGTCGAGGAAGCGGCCGGCTTCTATCGCTTCATGCTCGACGACCTGGAACGGCTTGATACGCTCATCAACCATATGCTCGACGCCGCGCGGCTCGATCAGCGCCCGGCGGAAGCGGAGCTGAGCGACATCGACCTCGCGCCTCTGTTGGAAAACGCCGCCGCGACGGCGTGTCGCCGGTATCATCTGCCGGAAGACACCATCCACTTGGAGTTGACGCCGGCCGTCGTACGCGCCCGGCCGATCGATCTAGAAATGGTCTTTCGCAATCTGATCGACAACGCCATCAAGTACGCGGGCGTTCCGCCGGAGGTCCGCGTGCAATCCCGGTTTGCGCAGCCGGGCTTCGTCACCGTCGGTATCAGCGATAACGGCCCCGGCATCCCCGCCAAGCTCCGCCGCAAAATCTTCGGCCGCTTCGTGCGCCTCGGCAGCGAATTGGAGCGCGAAAAACCAGGCACCGGACTGGGGTTATTCATCGTCCGTACGCTGGTGCAACGACTCAAAGGCGCGATCCACGTGTACGCCGCAGTCCAAGGCTCTGGAACCGTGTTCGAGGTAGAACTCCCCGGGCGAGCGCCGGAGAGGACCAGCGAAATGCCCTCAGTCGTAGAGCCGGAAGCGTCAGCGCCCGGATCGCACCGGTAA
- a CDS encoding cupin domain-containing protein produces MAIESTKQWQLVDLTALPGTECPCGVARRGFAEVADYPATLHLTEISAESRTHYHRTLTELYYILEAGPDAAMELDGERIPVRPGVAVLIRPGVRHRAVGRMKVLIYVTPKFDSADEVEV; encoded by the coding sequence ATGGCTATTGAATCCACAAAGCAATGGCAACTGGTGGACCTGACGGCATTGCCGGGCACGGAGTGTCCGTGTGGCGTCGCGCGCCGTGGATTCGCCGAAGTTGCCGACTACCCTGCCACGCTGCATCTGACGGAAATCTCCGCCGAATCGAGAACGCATTATCACCGTACATTGACCGAGTTGTACTACATTCTCGAAGCTGGCCCCGATGCGGCGATGGAACTCGACGGCGAGCGCATTCCTGTGCGGCCCGGCGTGGCAGTGCTAATTCGGCCGGGCGTGCGCCATCGCGCCGTGGGGCGGATGAAGGTGCTGATTTACGTGACGCCGAAGTTCGACAGTGCTGACGAAGTGGAAGTGTGA
- a CDS encoding DNA-processing protein DprA: MSNDARIDALRLALVSGVGPRTWQQLMAAFGSPTRVLEAMPSELESVDGIGPRLSQAIARARHEIDAEEELALCEREGVEVLLAGEEQYPASLMEIPDPPGVLYCRGTIEPRDAMAVAIVGSRHASLYGTSQAERLAGGLARAGFTIVSGLARGIDAAAHRAALQAGGRTIAVLGSGLLNLCRTTPP; this comes from the coding sequence ATGTCGAATGATGCACGCATCGACGCTTTGCGTTTAGCCTTGGTAAGCGGCGTGGGGCCGCGGACCTGGCAGCAGTTAATGGCGGCGTTTGGGTCGCCCACCCGTGTTTTGGAGGCGATGCCCAGCGAATTGGAAAGCGTCGACGGCATAGGCCCGCGACTTAGCCAGGCGATTGCCCGGGCGCGGCACGAAATTGACGCCGAGGAAGAATTGGCCCTTTGCGAGCGCGAAGGGGTCGAGGTCTTGCTCGCCGGCGAAGAGCAGTATCCGGCGTCGCTGATGGAAATCCCCGATCCGCCCGGCGTGCTCTATTGCCGCGGGACGATCGAACCGCGCGACGCGATGGCCGTGGCGATCGTCGGCTCGCGTCACGCCAGCTTGTACGGCACGTCGCAGGCGGAACGGCTGGCTGGCGGACTGGCCCGCGCGGGTTTCACGATCGTCAGCGGCCTGGCGCGCGGCATCGACGCTGCGGCGCATCGTGCGGCGCTTCAGGCCGGCGGACGAACGATTGCGGTGTTGGGGAGCGGGTTGTTGAATCTCTGTAGAACGACGCCGCCGTGA